One region of Rhodocaloribacter litoris genomic DNA includes:
- a CDS encoding serine hydrolase codes for MRRTDALPARSPGTRRRSRGRLPALLLLLFFGTCSDPAPVKPLEAVLDEIVARQPEAVVAVSVRDAATGTRLDRLPDRPFHAASTMKVPVMIEVYRQAALGRFRLSDSLTVRNAFRSIVDGSPYRIEDDSDDALYERLGTRMALRDLVDRMITVSSNLATNLLIDVVSADSVQATVERLGGHGMRVLRGVEDLAAYRQGLNNVTTAPALAALLEALAAGRAVSPEADREMIGILLEQRFNEMIPAGLPAGTRVAHKTGWITGIHHDAAIVYPAGDAPYVLVILIEGIEDPHVAATLGADIARAVHTRLRGGVPVEADHQH; via the coding sequence CCCGGAGACGAAGCCGCGGCCGGCTCCCGGCGCTCCTGCTCCTCCTCTTCTTCGGCACCTGCAGCGACCCGGCACCCGTGAAACCGCTCGAAGCCGTCCTCGACGAGATCGTCGCCCGGCAGCCGGAGGCCGTCGTCGCCGTCAGTGTGCGCGACGCCGCCACCGGCACCCGCCTCGACCGCCTGCCCGACCGGCCCTTCCATGCGGCCAGCACCATGAAGGTGCCGGTCATGATCGAGGTCTACCGGCAGGCCGCCCTCGGCCGCTTCCGCCTCTCCGACTCGCTCACGGTCCGCAACGCCTTCCGCTCCATCGTCGACGGTTCGCCGTACCGGATCGAGGACGACTCGGACGACGCCCTCTATGAGCGCCTCGGCACGCGTATGGCCCTCCGCGACCTCGTCGATCGCATGATCACCGTCTCCTCGAACCTGGCCACGAACCTGCTCATCGACGTCGTCTCGGCGGATTCGGTGCAGGCGACGGTCGAGCGCCTGGGCGGGCACGGGATGCGGGTACTGCGGGGCGTCGAGGACCTCGCGGCGTACCGGCAGGGCCTCAACAATGTGACGACGGCGCCGGCCCTGGCGGCCCTGCTCGAAGCCCTCGCCGCAGGGCGGGCCGTCTCGCCGGAGGCCGACCGTGAGATGATCGGCATCCTGCTCGAACAGCGCTTCAACGAGATGATCCCGGCCGGGCTGCCGGCGGGGACGCGCGTGGCGCACAAAACGGGCTGGATCACCGGTATCCATCACGACGCCGCCATCGTCTATCCGGCCGGGGACGCGCCGTACGTGCTCGTGATCCTCATCGAAGGGATCGAAGACCCGCACGTGGCGGCGACGCTCGGGGCGGACATCGCCCGGGCCGTGCACACACGGCTGCGCGGAGGCGTTCCTGTCGAAGCAGACCATCAGCACTGA